A region of Myxococcus stipitatus DSM 14675 DNA encodes the following proteins:
- a CDS encoding PKD domain-containing protein, producing the protein MIRWQVPGRWKSGFVAMSLMLGACGEPGGEDETRNWVSTPSPLVAPQIIITPTMVQPDGFRPTLGAYQKLYDEQTLLGDPRGSWTFKPATTWGNVAYQENQYPMGFVIDLGQLYDVTQVGVFDTYDNVGRDGYVYFSTGTPGAWTALPPLLTDQWEQWRLITVGVRTRYLHFARNMDGASNEIVVFGTPAGTAPNAPPTASAGLDQTLVLPTSSAQLTGTASDSDGQVASQQWSQVSGPNSATLSGASTLSATVTGLVEGLYEFELRVTDNHGASATSRTKVRVERAISGRGTIVAIDDVGDTQGTYGYILYLPAGYETRDNWPIVFFLHGHGQRGNGKGTELAKVFEQGLPAYYSRYGKDYPFIMVAPQTAYLWNDYEIQHDLNTFFERMLTTYKVNRKRVYMTGLSMGGAGTFAFAGYLSSKLAAAAPVCNGGDGSSPTLGQNIVNANLPIWAVHARNDTASYNQTARWFTHIGNAMGNPLGVMDAPSIPSRDQTAFYRPATNTWQWVDGFTDHDANGNPPERPMILTLFTTGGHNIWDRVYHEDPRILSWMLAQQRP; encoded by the coding sequence GTGATTCGCTGGCAGGTTCCTGGACGCTGGAAGTCTGGCTTCGTCGCGATGTCCCTGATGTTGGGTGCTTGTGGAGAACCTGGTGGAGAGGATGAGACGCGGAACTGGGTCTCCACACCGTCTCCGCTCGTGGCTCCGCAAATCATCATCACGCCCACCATGGTCCAGCCGGATGGCTTCCGGCCCACGCTGGGCGCGTATCAGAAGCTCTATGACGAGCAGACGCTCCTCGGAGACCCGCGAGGCTCGTGGACCTTCAAGCCCGCGACGACCTGGGGCAACGTCGCGTACCAGGAGAACCAGTACCCCATGGGTTTCGTCATCGACCTGGGGCAGCTCTACGACGTGACGCAAGTCGGCGTGTTCGACACCTACGACAACGTCGGCAGGGATGGGTACGTCTACTTCAGCACGGGGACCCCAGGCGCGTGGACGGCGCTGCCCCCGCTGCTCACCGACCAGTGGGAGCAGTGGCGGCTCATCACCGTCGGCGTGCGCACGCGCTACCTGCACTTCGCGCGCAACATGGACGGCGCCTCCAATGAAATCGTCGTCTTCGGCACCCCGGCGGGCACGGCGCCCAACGCTCCTCCCACCGCGTCAGCGGGGTTGGACCAGACGTTGGTGCTGCCCACGTCGTCCGCGCAGCTGACGGGGACGGCCAGCGACAGCGACGGGCAGGTGGCCTCCCAGCAGTGGTCGCAGGTCTCCGGGCCCAACTCCGCCACGCTCTCGGGCGCGAGCACGCTGAGCGCCACGGTGACGGGGCTGGTGGAGGGGCTCTACGAGTTCGAGCTGCGGGTGACGGACAACCACGGTGCGAGCGCGACGTCACGCACCAAGGTCCGCGTGGAGCGCGCCATCAGCGGGCGCGGCACCATCGTGGCCATCGACGATGTGGGCGACACGCAGGGAACCTATGGCTACATCCTGTATCTGCCGGCCGGTTACGAGACGCGCGACAACTGGCCCATCGTCTTCTTCCTGCACGGCCATGGGCAGCGGGGGAATGGCAAGGGGACTGAGCTGGCGAAGGTCTTCGAGCAGGGGCTCCCCGCCTACTACAGTCGATATGGCAAGGATTATCCGTTCATCATGGTGGCGCCGCAGACCGCCTACTTGTGGAACGACTATGAAATCCAGCACGACCTGAACACGTTCTTCGAGCGGATGCTGACGACGTACAAGGTCAACCGGAAGCGGGTGTACATGACAGGGCTCAGCATGGGGGGCGCGGGGACGTTCGCCTTCGCGGGCTACCTCTCCTCGAAGCTGGCGGCGGCCGCGCCTGTCTGCAATGGCGGCGACGGCTCCTCTCCGACGCTCGGCCAGAACATCGTGAACGCGAACCTCCCCATCTGGGCAGTCCATGCCAGGAATGACACGGCGTCCTATAACCAGACGGCTCGCTGGTTCACCCACATCGGCAACGCCATGGGCAACCCGCTGGGCGTCATGGATGCACCCTCCATCCCAAGCCGAGACCAGACCGCGTTCTATCGACCGGCGACGAATACGTGGCAGTGGGTGGACGGCTTCACCGACCATGACGCGAATGGCAATCCACCCGAACGACCGATGATTCTCACGCTCTTCACCACGGGAGGGCACAACATCTGGGATCGTGTCTACCACGAGGACCCCCGGATCCTGAGCTGGATGCTCGCGCAGCAGCGCCCCTGA
- a CDS encoding cytochrome-c peroxidase: MGMMRKRWAVLGTAALVVSCSDAEEKTRPKGTEELARHTQEMVISRVQNPPPASDLTNLPGDLRAIAVPRPSNLSDFVKNEQAVIALGKALFWDMQVGSDGKTACATCHFRAGADPRSKNQLSPGLNHVPSADLAFNTAGPNHQLEAEDFPLTRLLIPGVRGALDPATDSNDVVSSQGVPWLKAGLDPQGFSLGLVKTRRVEPRNTPTVINAVFNHRQFWDGRAENVFNGVNALGTRDPNAKVYRSDDPWEDPVEVRVELANASLASQAVAPIVSDLEMAAPGRTPLDVARALSRRTRRLARHLDPVRPLGHQLVDPTDSVLGGMSRWPEKGLYVASYNRMVKDAFHEVWWKSRRQIQVAPDGSRTFVWFADDDPATEEYTLLEYNFSLFFGIALQMYQSTLIADDTPWDRFRREHPDPTDPALNPWVNTSPNHISREALFGAHLFNDRTRGPTNIRCSNCHESAELTDASVRRVTAAVNGPVRNRDGNIIDKGFNNIGIRPTSDDLGAGGSDAFGPLSHAKRLFPGAIPTNFDGAVVSKGFGIEGAFKVPSLRNVALTAPYFHNGDAHTLREAVELYSRGGNVAPVAQRDGTPIEPLGVPVLAVDEVDALVAWLETLTDARVLYRRAPFDHPQLFVPNGHVGDSTWLGDATGDGFADDVMLEIPAVGAAGGAPLPGFLEGVFGPVTPPLLH, translated from the coding sequence ATGGGAATGATGAGGAAGCGGTGGGCCGTGCTCGGTACGGCGGCCCTGGTGGTGTCATGTAGTGACGCGGAAGAGAAGACGCGTCCCAAGGGCACGGAGGAGCTGGCCCGACACACGCAGGAGATGGTCATCTCCCGCGTGCAGAATCCTCCTCCCGCGAGTGACCTGACCAATCTGCCAGGTGACTTGCGCGCGATCGCGGTGCCCAGACCCTCCAACCTGTCTGACTTCGTGAAGAACGAACAGGCGGTCATCGCGTTGGGCAAGGCGTTGTTCTGGGACATGCAGGTGGGCAGCGACGGGAAGACCGCCTGTGCCACCTGTCACTTCCGGGCGGGCGCGGACCCTCGGTCGAAGAATCAGCTCAGCCCCGGCCTCAACCACGTCCCCAGCGCGGACCTCGCCTTCAACACGGCGGGCCCCAACCACCAGCTCGAGGCGGAGGACTTCCCGTTGACGCGGCTGCTCATCCCCGGGGTGCGCGGTGCGTTAGACCCGGCGACGGACAGCAATGACGTGGTCTCCTCCCAGGGCGTGCCCTGGCTCAAGGCGGGGCTGGACCCGCAGGGCTTCAGCCTGGGGCTGGTGAAGACGCGCCGTGTCGAGCCTCGCAACACCCCGACTGTCATCAACGCCGTCTTCAACCACCGCCAGTTCTGGGATGGGCGCGCGGAGAATGTCTTCAACGGGGTGAATGCCCTGGGCACCCGCGACCCGAACGCGAAGGTCTACCGCTCGGATGACCCGTGGGAGGACCCGGTCGAGGTGCGCGTGGAGCTGGCCAACGCCAGCCTGGCGTCCCAGGCGGTGGCCCCCATCGTGAGTGATTTGGAGATGGCGGCGCCGGGGAGGACTCCGCTGGATGTGGCGCGGGCCTTGTCGCGGCGGACGCGGCGGCTGGCGCGGCACCTCGACCCGGTGCGTCCCTTGGGTCACCAACTGGTGGACCCGACGGACAGCGTGCTGGGCGGGATGAGCCGGTGGCCCGAGAAGGGGCTCTATGTCGCCTCCTACAACCGGATGGTGAAGGACGCGTTCCACGAGGTCTGGTGGAAGTCGCGGCGCCAGATCCAGGTCGCGCCGGATGGGAGCAGGACCTTCGTCTGGTTCGCGGACGACGACCCGGCGACGGAGGAGTACACGCTGCTGGAGTACAACTTCAGCCTGTTCTTCGGCATCGCGCTGCAGATGTACCAGTCGACCCTCATCGCGGATGACACGCCCTGGGACCGCTTCCGTCGCGAGCACCCGGACCCGACCGACCCCGCGCTGAATCCCTGGGTCAACACGAGTCCCAACCACATCAGCCGTGAGGCCCTCTTCGGCGCGCACCTCTTCAACGACCGCACGCGCGGCCCCACGAACATCCGGTGCTCGAACTGCCACGAGTCCGCGGAGCTGACGGATGCCTCCGTCCGCCGCGTCACCGCCGCGGTCAACGGGCCGGTGCGCAACCGCGATGGCAACATCATCGACAAGGGGTTCAACAACATCGGCATCCGGCCGACCTCGGACGACCTGGGCGCGGGGGGCAGCGACGCGTTCGGTCCGCTCTCCCACGCCAAGCGCCTGTTTCCCGGGGCGATTCCCACGAACTTCGACGGCGCCGTCGTGTCCAAGGGCTTCGGCATCGAGGGCGCGTTCAAGGTGCCCTCGCTCCGCAACGTGGCGCTCACCGCCCCGTACTTCCACAACGGTGACGCGCACACGCTCCGGGAGGCGGTGGAGCTGTACAGCCGCGGTGGCAACGTGGCCCCCGTCGCCCAGCGGGATGGCACGCCCATCGAGCCCCTGGGGGTGCCCGTGCTGGCGGTCGATGAAGTGGACGCGCTCGTCGCCTGGCTGGAGACGCTCACGGATGCACGCGTGCTGTATCGCCGCGCGCCGTTCGACCATCCCCAGCTCTTCGTTCCCAACGGGCACGTCGGTGACTCGACGTGGCTGGGGGATGCGACGGGAGATGGCTTCGCGGACGACGTGATGCTGGAGATTCCCGCCGTGGGGGCCGCGGGCGGCGCGCCGCTGCCGGGCTTCCTCGAGGGCGTCTTCGGTCCGGTGACGCCGCCGCTGCTGCACTGA
- a CDS encoding trypsin-like serine peptidase yields the protein MTHKPLGSVITPWGLGLMGTALLGILACGKDAVPEDPPVCEESPRQAQVTGYLQCGATLDFTPVNSYRGEFADAVAQEDAVVLIGGSCTGTLIQASAGPVVLTAGHCVNRGDRPLIVFNHEESPDGPDLLTEGTVIEQALEPDYALIRLDVLPAITPIPLTLETSDRLAIIQHPRGRPKVVAEGRFAGACNRLVYYSDLDTLVGSSGAGVLNRRGHLLGVHTDGDCQENGRGTNRGWTSEVIVEASEYLVREDLVGP from the coding sequence ATGACGCACAAGCCCCTCGGTTCCGTCATCACGCCGTGGGGCTTGGGCCTCATGGGCACCGCGCTCCTGGGCATCCTGGCCTGTGGAAAGGACGCGGTGCCCGAAGACCCGCCGGTCTGCGAGGAGAGTCCTCGCCAGGCCCAGGTCACCGGCTACCTCCAATGTGGCGCGACGCTCGACTTCACCCCCGTCAACAGCTACCGGGGTGAGTTCGCGGACGCCGTGGCCCAGGAGGACGCCGTCGTCCTGATTGGCGGCAGCTGCACGGGCACGCTGATTCAAGCCAGCGCCGGCCCCGTGGTCCTCACCGCCGGCCACTGCGTCAACCGGGGAGACCGTCCGCTCATCGTCTTCAACCACGAGGAGTCTCCCGACGGCCCCGACCTCCTGACCGAGGGCACGGTCATCGAACAGGCGCTCGAGCCCGACTACGCGCTCATCCGGCTCGACGTGCTCCCCGCAATCACCCCCATCCCGCTGACGCTCGAGACGAGCGACCGGCTGGCCATCATCCAGCACCCCCGAGGACGGCCCAAGGTCGTCGCCGAGGGCCGGTTCGCGGGCGCCTGCAACCGGCTCGTCTACTACTCGGACCTGGACACCCTGGTCGGCAGCTCGGGCGCGGGGGTGCTCAACCGGCGAGGCCACCTGCTCGGCGTGCACACCGACGGCGATTGCCAGGAGAACGGGCGCGGGACGAACCGGGGCTGGACGTCCGAAGTGATTGTCGAGGCCTCCGAGTACCTGGTGCGCGAGGACCTGGTCGGCCCGTAG
- a CDS encoding zinc-dependent metalloprotease has product MFKRAAVLAVSCGALMVGCGTEGGEAQAPSENDEIVANLVEAGFPANDIMVVDGAVYVGRDAHVTLEASREMLQPAPFSLEQYRTTNLVSSTKTKICINPTASFNSYSRLSQGLDLAIANYNGLSLTFKMARGPTTGCSANITATTMSGAGGSAGFPSGGNPYGTINIGTGLQSYSVDVNEHVITHELGHAVGFRHSDYYNRSISCGSGGNEGAAGVGAIHIAGTPTTATVGGSIMNSCFRSTETGEWTSSDRTALNALY; this is encoded by the coding sequence ATGTTCAAGAGAGCGGCAGTTCTCGCGGTGAGCTGTGGCGCGCTGATGGTGGGTTGCGGCACCGAGGGTGGCGAGGCGCAGGCCCCTTCCGAGAACGATGAAATCGTCGCCAACCTGGTCGAGGCGGGCTTCCCGGCCAACGACATCATGGTGGTCGACGGAGCTGTCTACGTGGGCCGCGACGCGCACGTGACGCTCGAGGCCTCGCGCGAGATGCTCCAGCCGGCGCCCTTCAGCCTGGAGCAGTACCGCACGACCAACCTGGTCAGCTCCACCAAGACGAAGATCTGCATCAACCCCACGGCGAGCTTCAACTCCTACTCCCGCCTGAGCCAGGGCCTGGACCTGGCCATCGCGAACTACAACGGCCTGTCGCTCACCTTCAAGATGGCGCGTGGGCCGACCACGGGCTGCAGCGCGAACATCACGGCGACGACCATGTCCGGCGCGGGCGGCTCCGCGGGCTTCCCGTCGGGCGGCAACCCCTACGGCACCATCAACATCGGCACGGGCCTGCAGAGCTACAGCGTGGACGTGAACGAGCACGTCATCACGCACGAGCTGGGTCACGCCGTCGGCTTCCGTCACTCTGACTACTACAACCGCTCCATCAGCTGCGGCAGCGGCGGCAACGAGGGCGCCGCGGGCGTGGGCGCCATCCACATCGCGGGGACCCCGACCACGGCGACGGTGGGCGGCTCCATCATGAACTCCTGCTTCCGCTCGACGGAGACGGGTGAGTGGACGAGCAGCGACCGCACCGCGCTGAACGCCCTCTACTAA
- a CDS encoding helix-turn-helix transcriptional regulator, which yields MTSSRRVSPRARPARPGLWGGRLFFGPQRLMYAGPLAPTEPHAHPTFQVMVALGEPVRMRDGDSHEADCPWAVIPPDVEHTVVRGALDVVLLHVPAEGLAGRRLRMLGVGARAEDWLRAGEWLRTCGVARLPVRWAEAEAWTRALLSALQAEVGAPPPTHPAVKKLLRLLPESLDGDVRLSALAPQVGLSVGRLSHLFRAEAGFALRPYILWLRLQRAAEHLQRGASLTEAAHAAGFTDSAHLNHSFRRTLGLNPSEIAGVVQWVGPPSG from the coding sequence ATGACTTCCTCCCGCCGCGTCAGTCCCCGCGCCAGGCCCGCTCGCCCCGGATTGTGGGGCGGGCGGCTCTTCTTCGGTCCTCAGCGGCTGATGTACGCGGGGCCCCTGGCGCCCACGGAGCCCCACGCGCATCCCACGTTCCAGGTGATGGTGGCGCTGGGGGAGCCCGTGCGCATGCGGGATGGCGACTCGCACGAGGCGGACTGCCCGTGGGCCGTCATCCCGCCAGACGTCGAGCACACCGTGGTTCGGGGCGCGCTGGACGTGGTGTTGCTCCACGTCCCCGCGGAGGGCCTGGCGGGGCGGCGGCTGCGGATGTTGGGGGTGGGGGCGCGCGCGGAGGACTGGCTGCGGGCAGGCGAGTGGCTGCGGACGTGTGGTGTCGCCCGGCTGCCGGTGCGCTGGGCGGAGGCCGAGGCGTGGACGCGGGCCCTGCTCTCGGCGCTCCAGGCGGAGGTCGGCGCCCCTCCGCCCACGCACCCGGCCGTGAAGAAGCTGCTGCGGTTGCTTCCGGAGTCGCTCGACGGTGACGTGCGGCTGTCCGCGCTGGCGCCCCAGGTGGGGCTGTCGGTGGGGCGGCTGTCGCATCTGTTCCGCGCGGAGGCGGGCTTCGCGCTGCGGCCCTACATCCTCTGGCTCAGGTTGCAGCGAGCCGCCGAGCACCTCCAGCGTGGTGCCTCGCTCACCGAGGCCGCGCACGCCGCGGGCTTCACCGACAGCGCGCACCTGAATCACTCCTTCCGGAGGACGCTGGGGCTGAATCCCTCGGAGATTGCCGGCGTGGTCCAGTGGGTGGGGCCGCCGTCGGGATAG
- a CDS encoding DUF3703 domain-containing protein — protein sequence MTKRPLLRAAFEHELREALEAEARAELPRAWRHLERAHVLSQAFVGPHVRVHWRMLGYGWRRRDTREVWGQVARVLGAGPASWLGRAPVGNTGGADVGIFTPLPIPDDLRALLDAEG from the coding sequence ATGACGAAAAGACCCCTGCTGCGCGCGGCCTTCGAGCACGAGCTGCGCGAGGCGCTGGAAGCGGAAGCGCGCGCGGAGCTGCCGCGCGCCTGGAGACACCTCGAGCGAGCCCACGTGCTCAGCCAGGCCTTCGTGGGCCCTCACGTCCGCGTGCACTGGCGGATGCTGGGGTACGGCTGGCGCCGGCGCGACACGCGGGAGGTGTGGGGACAGGTGGCGAGGGTGCTCGGGGCGGGGCCGGCCTCATGGCTCGGACGCGCGCCCGTGGGCAACACCGGCGGGGCGGACGTGGGCATCTTCACGCCCCTGCCCATTCCCGACGACCTCCGCGCCCTGCTCGACGCGGAGGGCTGA
- a CDS encoding M28 family peptidase — MRLPLLASLTLLCVTAFDAAAQSPVGPLSPTTGLVLRDDVVRAFIHESSGDRIHDHVQRLSLLARDTEQGYGEAARWMETAAKAAGLQDVRLEPMTTGPQWSATRGELWVSLPHRYKVTSYADLPMSLPVGSGSFEGTALELVDVGTGALDSDSAGKDLKGKVVLTTGRPSLALREAVVKHGAVGVVSSYSTPPWNQPHRLDGDFPDQVGWARVPPGLVPKGTPAPFVFMVSDRQGRELRAQLRSGPVKVDVSVAVKEVEGHYSIVSGVIPGRLASEEVVITAHLDHYKPGADDNASGSATVLEMVRTYTTLIQRGVLPPPARTVRVLWLPEFDGTRHWFTHHAADPVRRVANFNFDMLGAHLSRVHSRFNISATPDWNASFVNAVSESTVTFMNRFNGVKYPPRRDFYIGSVTGSRDALDARVERYSRGSDHQLFNDHGIPGVSFTTWPDDAYHTSGDRPENVDPTQLHRAAFAGLSTVTVAAWADTSSAVELARLVSLHGIRRVADDEFNARQGLASASTQELPGLYRLARAAVRAGYQREREALRSCLPLGAPATAVQAMTRQLETSETQALSRLEADTKARGASTREPTPSQAERRARGVIPRRVKGQELTPFDDVASNASPQDKARVETVQAAMNAATVALRERGEDELRFFELADAIASYANGQRSVADIRDAVYAEYGHALPVEALLELFGLMEQRGVMSTVR; from the coding sequence ATGCGGCTCCCACTCCTCGCCTCCCTCACACTCCTTTGTGTCACGGCGTTCGATGCCGCGGCGCAGTCCCCCGTTGGCCCGCTCTCTCCCACCACGGGGCTCGTCCTTCGGGATGACGTCGTCCGCGCCTTCATCCACGAGAGCTCCGGCGACCGCATCCACGACCACGTGCAGCGGCTGTCCCTCCTCGCGCGAGACACCGAGCAGGGCTACGGCGAGGCCGCGCGGTGGATGGAGACCGCCGCCAAGGCCGCGGGGCTCCAGGACGTGCGCCTGGAGCCCATGACGACCGGCCCCCAGTGGTCCGCCACGCGGGGCGAGCTCTGGGTCTCCCTCCCCCACCGCTACAAAGTCACGTCCTATGCCGACCTCCCCATGTCCCTGCCCGTGGGCAGCGGCAGCTTCGAGGGGACGGCCCTGGAGCTGGTGGACGTGGGCACCGGCGCGCTCGACTCGGACTCCGCGGGCAAGGACCTGAAGGGGAAGGTCGTCCTCACCACCGGGCGGCCCAGCCTCGCGCTGCGCGAGGCCGTGGTGAAGCACGGTGCCGTCGGCGTCGTGTCGTCCTACTCGACGCCGCCCTGGAACCAGCCGCACCGCCTGGATGGCGACTTCCCGGACCAGGTGGGCTGGGCACGTGTCCCGCCTGGGCTCGTGCCGAAGGGGACTCCGGCACCTTTCGTGTTCATGGTCTCCGACCGGCAGGGCCGTGAGCTGCGCGCCCAGCTGCGAAGCGGCCCCGTGAAGGTGGACGTGAGCGTCGCGGTGAAGGAGGTCGAAGGGCACTACAGCATCGTCAGCGGCGTCATCCCGGGCAGGCTCGCCAGCGAAGAGGTCGTCATCACCGCGCACCTGGACCACTACAAGCCCGGCGCGGATGACAACGCCTCGGGCTCCGCCACCGTGCTGGAGATGGTGCGCACGTACACCACGCTCATCCAGCGCGGCGTGCTGCCACCACCGGCGCGCACCGTGCGCGTGCTGTGGCTGCCCGAGTTCGATGGCACCCGCCACTGGTTCACCCACCACGCCGCGGACCCGGTGCGGCGCGTGGCCAACTTCAACTTCGACATGCTGGGCGCGCACCTGTCCCGCGTGCACTCGCGCTTCAACATCTCCGCCACGCCAGACTGGAACGCCAGCTTCGTGAACGCCGTGAGCGAGTCCACCGTCACCTTCATGAACCGCTTCAACGGCGTGAAGTACCCGCCCCGCCGCGACTTCTACATCGGCTCCGTCACCGGCTCGCGCGACGCGCTGGACGCGCGAGTGGAGCGCTACAGCCGGGGCTCCGACCACCAGCTCTTCAACGACCACGGCATCCCGGGCGTGTCCTTCACCACCTGGCCCGACGACGCGTACCACACCAGCGGAGACCGGCCGGAGAACGTGGACCCCACCCAGCTCCACCGCGCGGCCTTCGCGGGCCTGTCCACTGTCACCGTCGCCGCGTGGGCGGACACCTCGAGCGCGGTGGAGTTGGCTCGCCTGGTGTCCCTGCACGGCATCCGGCGTGTGGCGGACGATGAGTTCAACGCCCGACAGGGCTTGGCCTCCGCCTCCACGCAGGAGCTCCCCGGCCTCTACCGGCTGGCCCGCGCCGCCGTGCGCGCCGGCTATCAGCGCGAGCGCGAGGCCCTGCGCTCCTGCCTGCCGCTGGGTGCCCCGGCCACCGCCGTGCAGGCCATGACCCGACAGCTCGAGACCAGCGAGACCCAGGCCCTGAGCCGCCTGGAAGCCGACACCAAGGCCCGAGGCGCCTCCACTCGCGAACCCACCCCCAGCCAGGCCGAGCGTCGGGCCCGCGGTGTCATCCCCCGCCGCGTGAAGGGCCAGGAGCTGACACCCTTCGATGACGTGGCGAGCAACGCATCCCCCCAAGACAAGGCCCGCGTGGAAACCGTGCAGGCAGCCATGAACGCGGCGACCGTCGCACTCCGGGAGCGAGGCGAGGACGAGCTGCGCTTCTTCGAGCTGGCGGACGCCATCGCCAGCTACGCCAACGGCCAGCGCTCCGTCGCGGACATCCGTGACGCGGTCTACGCGGAGTACGGCCACGCCCTCCCCGTGGAGGCCCTCCTGGAGCTCTTCGGATTGATGGAGCAGCGGGGCGTCATGTCGACTGTCCGATAA
- a CDS encoding DUF488 domain-containing protein → MTVRIVRLGTPRLAHEGLRIGTVRRPPRGVPAARFASEDWYDVWYPELSPSPEVVKLGQQARSEQDWAVFARKFRAEMAEPHANRTLVLLAALSRTADFSVGCYCEEEARCHRSLLRELLAERGARME, encoded by the coding sequence ATGACTGTCCGCATCGTCCGATTGGGAACGCCGCGCCTCGCCCACGAAGGGCTGCGCATCGGCACCGTGCGCCGCCCTCCTCGCGGTGTCCCCGCGGCGCGCTTCGCGTCGGAGGATTGGTATGACGTCTGGTACCCCGAGCTCTCGCCCAGCCCCGAGGTGGTGAAGCTGGGACAGCAGGCCCGGAGCGAGCAGGACTGGGCGGTGTTCGCCAGGAAGTTCCGCGCGGAGATGGCGGAGCCTCACGCCAACCGGACGCTCGTCCTGCTCGCGGCGCTCTCACGAACGGCGGACTTCTCCGTCGGCTGCTATTGCGAGGAGGAGGCGCGCTGTCATCGCTCGCTCCTGCGGGAGCTGCTCGCGGAGCGCGGCGCGCGGATGGAGTGA
- a CDS encoding carboxylesterase/lipase family protein produces the protein MSTLSACDDDDPPVDPARVVTRSGPVRGTVTDEVRVFQGIPFAAPPVGDLRFRAPQPVAAWSEDRDATKPGNRCPQPPDAFGAPSNTEDCLFLNVVTPRAASPRHRRPVMVWIHGGMGHVGAGSDHDTRRLAQVGDVVVVSFNYRLGMLGNLSHPGFERSGHFVLEDQQAALRWVRDNIGAFGGDPGNVTLFGESAGATNVCKNIISPLSEGLFHRAIIQSGPCTLSWPENGIFPGTPATGPSRSQAETEAGGVLDAKALGCTDADPVRAAACLRHDVTIQRFIDRVTSATGLGGGYGLPINPVANPVEGGQFNKVPVLIGNTRDESRLFVGLAFDGTENPVTPAMYEALTNSSFGAHGAAVRARYPLSAFRSPSEAWAAVLTDRVWACTTLKSARLFASHMPVHMFEFADPHPVMSPEQPRPSGAWHGSDVAMLLWPVLKPVDEALFTPEQRALSDSMIRYWASFARTGSPNHAGAPEWPRYELSRPYTQSLAPGAGGIGNVDFAAEHHCDFWLAPPFEQ, from the coding sequence TTGTCCACGCTGTCCGCGTGTGACGACGATGACCCGCCCGTGGACCCCGCGCGGGTGGTGACTCGCAGTGGTCCCGTGCGTGGGACGGTGACGGACGAGGTCCGCGTCTTCCAGGGCATCCCCTTCGCCGCGCCTCCGGTGGGAGACCTGCGCTTCAGGGCGCCGCAACCCGTCGCGGCCTGGAGCGAGGACCGGGACGCGACGAAGCCCGGCAACCGGTGCCCCCAGCCGCCCGACGCCTTCGGCGCGCCGAGCAACACCGAGGACTGCCTCTTCCTCAACGTGGTGACTCCGCGCGCGGCGAGCCCCCGGCACCGGCGGCCGGTGATGGTGTGGATTCACGGCGGCATGGGGCACGTGGGGGCGGGCAGCGACCACGACACGCGCCGGCTGGCCCAGGTGGGCGATGTCGTGGTGGTCTCGTTCAACTACCGGCTGGGGATGCTGGGCAACCTCTCCCATCCCGGATTCGAGCGCTCGGGCCACTTCGTGCTCGAGGACCAGCAGGCCGCCCTGCGCTGGGTGCGAGACAACATCGGGGCCTTCGGCGGAGACCCGGGCAACGTCACCCTCTTCGGTGAGTCCGCGGGCGCGACGAACGTCTGCAAGAACATCATCTCCCCGCTCTCGGAGGGGTTGTTCCATCGCGCCATCATCCAGAGCGGCCCGTGCACGCTGAGTTGGCCCGAGAACGGCATCTTCCCGGGCACGCCCGCGACGGGCCCCTCGCGCTCCCAGGCGGAGACGGAGGCCGGGGGTGTCCTCGACGCGAAGGCGCTGGGCTGCACGGACGCGGACCCCGTGCGTGCGGCCGCGTGCCTGCGCCACGACGTCACGATTCAGCGGTTCATCGACCGGGTGACCTCGGCCACGGGCCTGGGCGGCGGGTATGGCCTGCCCATCAATCCCGTGGCGAACCCGGTGGAGGGGGGCCAGTTCAACAAGGTGCCGGTCCTGATTGGAAATACCCGGGACGAGTCGCGCCTGTTCGTGGGGCTGGCCTTCGACGGCACGGAGAACCCCGTGACGCCCGCGATGTACGAGGCGCTTACGAACAGCAGCTTCGGGGCGCATGGGGCCGCGGTGCGCGCGCGGTATCCCCTGTCCGCGTTTCGCTCGCCCAGCGAGGCGTGGGCGGCGGTGCTCACGGACCGCGTGTGGGCGTGCACGACGCTCAAGTCGGCGCGGCTGTTCGCCTCGCACATGCCCGTCCACATGTTCGAGTTCGCGGACCCCCACCCGGTGATGAGCCCCGAGCAGCCCCGGCCCAGCGGCGCGTGGCATGGCTCCGACGTGGCGATGCTGCTGTGGCCGGTGCTCAAGCCCGTCGACGAAGCCCTCTTCACCCCTGAGCAGCGGGCGCTCTCCGATTCGATGATTCGCTATTGGGCGAGCTTCGCGCGGACCGGCAGCCCCAACCACGCGGGGGCGCCCGAGTGGCCTCGGTACGAGCTTTCCAGACCCTACACGCAGTCGCTCGCGCCGGGCGCCGGTGGCATCGGGAACGTCGACTTCGCGGCCGAGCACCACTGCGACTTCTGGCTGGCGCCTCCCTTCGAGCAGTAA